One Ricinus communis isolate WT05 ecotype wild-type chromosome 1, ASM1957865v1, whole genome shotgun sequence DNA window includes the following coding sequences:
- the LOC8265159 gene encoding endoglucanase 25, producing MLDRNIWGGSFEITPATPSFDDGDVDCDRGAYRSQSEEEVKQSWLLRPDKETERRKKRSSYVDGMIIRTLFVVVVLVGFIAVVVTVATKNNSHWHPLPGPDNYTIALRQALMFFNAQRSGKLPKENNVSWRGDSGLKDEIVGGYYDGGNAIKYTFPASFAMTILSWSVIEYSAKYEAAGELDHVKGIIRWGTDYLLNAFNSSSKWISNIASQVGGEHDQHCWMRPEDIDTDSNYPRHATWCYNCPAVAAETVAALAAASIVFKESGDYSKKLVHGAEKLFQFATKGQGENYKGIPDPPTTVYNSSGFWDEFVWGGAWLYCATGNDTYLQFATSPGLAEKDTAFWGGPNRGVLSWNNKHAGAQLLLSRMRIFLGYGYPYEEMLSTFQNHVEDIMCSYLPAFPTFKRTKGGLIQLNHGRPRPLQYAANAAFMATLFSDYLEANLVSGWQCGQEFYTNEALRNFARSQIDYILGKNPCDMSYIVGFGSHFPQQAHHRGASIPNSKVKYRCKDGWQWQVSRRPNPNTIIGAMVAGPDKEDGFQDIRYNYNYTEPTIAGNAGLIAALVALTGGRTSKIDKNTIFSAIPPLYTFEPPPPAPWTP from the exons aTGTTAGACAGAAACATATGGGGTGGTTCTTTTGAAATAACCCCCGCAACTCCATCCTTCGACGACGGCGACGTTGACTGCGACAGAGGAGCGTACAGGTCGCAATCAGAGGAGGAGGTGAAACAGAGCTGGCTGTTGAGACCAGACAAAGAGACTGAGAGGAGGAAAAAGAGATCGAGTTACGTGGACGGCATGATAATAAGGACTTTGTTTGTTGTGGTAGTTTTGGTGGGTTTTATTGCCGTCGTTGTTACAGTCGCGACCAAAAATAACAGTCACTGGCATCCGCTGCCTGGCCCTGACAACTATACCATCGCACTCCGTCAGGCGCTCATGTTCTTCAACGCCCAACGAT CTGGAAAACTTCCGAAGGAAAATAATGTTTCATGGAGGGGTGATTCCGGCTTGAAGGATGAAATAGTTGGTGGCTACTACGACGGAGGTAATGCCATCAAGTACACCTTCCCAGCATCTTTTGCCATGACCATCCTGAGTTGGAGCGTGATCGAATACAGTGCAAAATATGAAGCTGCTGGAGAACTAGACCACGTCAAAGGCATCATTAGATGGGGCACTGACTACCTTCTCAACGCCTTCAATTCCTCTAGTAAATGGATAAGCAATATAGCCTCACAAGTTGGGGGAGAGCATGATCAACACTGTTGGATGCGACCAGAGGACATTGATACCGATAGTAACTACCCACGTCATGCAACCTGGTGTTACAACTGCCCAGCTGTGGCCGCAGAGACGGTAGCTGCATTAGCTGCTGCATCTATTGTATTCAAGGAGAGTGGAGACTATTCAAAGAAACTTGTCCATGGTGCTGAAAAGCTGTTTCAGTTTGCTACTAAAGGTCAAGGTGAGAATTATAAAGGAATTCCAGACCCACCCACGACCGTCTACAACTCTAGCGGTTTCTGGGACGAGTTTGTTTGGGGTGGAGCTTGGTTGTATTGTGCAACTGGAAATGATACCTATCTTCAATTTGCTACCTCTCCTGGCCTGGCCGAAAAGGACACTGCTTTCTGGGGAGGCCCAAATCGCGGTGTACTAAGCTGGAACAATAAGCATGCCGGGGCTCAGTTGCTTCTAAGCCGTATGAGGATTTTCTTGGGCTATGGCTACCCATACGAAGAAATGTTGAGCACATTTCAAAACCATGTAGAAGACATCATGTGCTCGTACCTTCCAGCTTTCCCAACCTTCAAGCGAACCAAAGGAGGATTGATCCAACTCAACCACGGTCGACCAAGGCCTCTTCAATATGCAGCAAATGCAGCTTTCATGGCTACACTCTTCAGTGATTATCTTGAAGCCAATCTGGTATCGGGATGGCAATGTGGACAGGAATTTTACACCAATGAAGCTTTGCGCAATTTTGCAAGGAGCCAGATTGATTACATCCTAGGTAAAAATCCTTGTGATATGAGTTATATTGTAGGCTTTGGCAGCCATTTCCCGCAGCAAGCACACCATCGAGGTGCTTCAATCCCAAACAGCAAGGTCAAGTATAGATGTAAAGATGGATGGCAATGGCAAGTTAGTCGAAGACCAAATCCAAATACAATTATAGGAGCCATGGTTGCGGGTCCAGATAAGGAAGATGGGTTCCAGGATATCCGTTACAACTACAATTACACTGAGCCTACAATTGCGGGAAATGCAGGTCTCATTGCTGCTCTTGTGGCTTTGACAGGTGGAAGGActtctaaaattgacaaaaataccataTTCTCTGCAATTCCTCCACTGTACACATTTGAACCACCACCTCCAGCACCTTGGACACCATGA